In Humulus lupulus chromosome 6, drHumLupu1.1, whole genome shotgun sequence, a single genomic region encodes these proteins:
- the LOC133783974 gene encoding putative clathrin assembly protein At1g03050 yields MAPSKMRRALGAVKDQTSIGLAKVGSSASLADLDVAIVKATRHEEQPAEEKHIREILSLTCYSRAFISACVNTLARRLNKTKNWTVALKTLVLIHRLLSDGDPAYEQEIFFSTRRGTRFLNMSDFRDSSSSSSWDYSAFVRTYALYLDERLEYRMQSRRGRRSAFGMDEDDDDQVAPTNQLAVCVRATPVREMKTEQVFSKVQHLLQLLDRFLACRPTGAAKVNRVIIVALYPSVRESFQMYYDLTEAIGILIDRFMEMEVPECVKVLDIFTRVGKQFDELDHFYSWCKTTGIARSSEYPEVEKITPKKLEVMDDFIREKSTMEKTRRQTSDDQEVKEEKEEEEEEQDMNAIKALPAPETLVVEEKKEKPEKEAITDTKPQQQEGDLLNLGEDYGLSSQDQADKLALALFDHVPQEPPQQQQPGWEAFSDKAAADWETALVQSATGLANQKTNLAGGFDMLLLDGMYRQAKTSMAIAGPGFGASGSASSVAVGSSGQPAMLALPAPPPTSDGIAVVPSNGNVDPFAASLGVAPPPYVQMSEMEKKQKLLVEEQLMWQQYARDGMQGQLGMGKIQHKSYNGGYTRTY; encoded by the exons ATGGCTCCCAGCAAAATGAGACGAGCCCTGGGCGCTGTCAAGGACCAGACCAGCATTGGCCTCGCCAAGGTAGGCAGCAGCGCGTCGCTAGCCGACCTCGACGTGGCCATCGTGAAAGCCACGCGCCACGAGGAGCAGCCGGCGGAGGAGAAGCACATCAGGGAGATCCTCAGCCTGACATGCTACTCTCGCGCCTTTATTAGCGCCTGCGTCAACACCCTGGCCCGCCGACTCAACAAGACGAAGAACTGGACCGTAGCTCTCAAGACCCTGGTTCTCATCCACCGCCTGCTCTCCGACGGCGACCCGGCCTACGAGCAGGAGATATTCTTCTCAACGCGCCGTGGCACGCGCTTCCTCAACATGTCGGACTTCCGCGACAGCTCGAGCTCGTCCTCGTGGGACTACTCGGCATTCGTGAGGACATACGCGCTCTACCTGGACGAGCGGCTTGAGTACCGGATGCAGAGCCGGCGCGGGAGGCGGAGCGCGTTTGGGATGGATGAGGATGACGATGATCAGGTGGCTCCCACAAACCAGTTGGCCGTGTGCGTGAGGGCCACGCCGGTGAGGGAGATGAAAACGGAACAAGTCTTCTCTAAGGTTCAGCATCTGTTGCAGCTGCTTGACCGTTTCTTAGCCTGTCGCCCTACAG GTGCAGCTAAAGTCAACAGAGTTATAATAGTAGCACTGTACCCTTCAGTTAGAGAAAGCTTCCAAATGTATTACGATCTCACTGAAGCAATAGGCATATTAATCGACCGTTTTATGGAGATGGAAGTCCCCGAATGCGTTAAGGTACTCGATATCTTCACTCGCGTCGGGAAACAGTTCGATGAACTGGACCATTTCTACAGCTGGTGCAAGACCACTGGAATAGCCCGCTCTTCCGAATACCCAGAAGTCGAAAAGATTACGCCGAAAAAGCTTGAGGTAATGGACGACTTCATCCGAGAAAAGTCCACCATGGAAAAAACAAGGAGACAGACTTCCGATGATCAAGAGGTCAAGGAAGAGaaggaggaggaagaagaagaacaagATATGAATGCCATAAAAGCTCTTCCAGCACCGGAAACCCTAGTTGtggaagagaagaaagaaaagccAGAAAAAGAAGCCATTACTGATACGAAGCCTCAACAACAAGAGGGTGACCTGTTGAACTTGGGAGAAGATTATGGCTTGTCGAGCCAAGACCAAGCTGATAAATTAGCTTTGGCTTTGTTTGATCATGTTCCGCAGGAGCCACCGCAGCAGCAGCAGCCTGGTTGGGAAGCTTTTTCGGACAAAGCAGCGGCTGATTGGGAGACGGCGCTGGTTCAGTCGGCCACTGGGTTAGCCAACCAGAAGACTAATCTTGCGGGAGGGTTCGACATGTTGTTGCTCGACGGAATGTACCGACAGGCAAAGACGTCGATGGCGATTGCTGGGCCGGGGTTCGGAGCCAGTGGAAGTGCCAGCAGCGTGGCGGTGGGTTCTTCTGGGCAGCCGGCCATGCTTGCGCTACCTGCTCCACCGCCCACGTCCGATGGGATCGCCGTGGTACCTTCTAATGGCAATGTTGATCCATTTGCTGCCTCGCTAGGAGTGGCGCCGCCGCCGTATGTTCAGATGTCGGAGATGGAGAAGAAGCAGAAGTTGTTGGTGGAGGAGCAGTTGATGTGGCAGCAGTATGCTAGGGATGGAATGCAGGGGCAGCTTGGAATGGGAAAGATACAACATAAAAGTTACAATGGAGGTTATACACGTACCTACTAA